A genomic region of Metopolophium dirhodum isolate CAU chromosome 1, ASM1992520v1, whole genome shotgun sequence contains the following coding sequences:
- the LOC132936653 gene encoding activin receptor type-2B-like yields the protein MNECVVGKGQAYCYATWYNNTLFNEVAIQFKGCIYSHHDDCEKTECVETNSFRSKKVNLSCCCNMDGCNSDIRWNPDTINTEPSAQIVKKVLVETACYLMFFCAMYVAYKLYQYCFPNSNNSRPSIDPPIELNEISSTSSLGNGLSLGLVEVISRGRYGVIWKAIYNNDIVAVKIYPPQGEKSWLIEQEIYQLPSMQHDNILFFIGAEDRSNAIEAAKSEYWLITAYHECGSLCDYLKSNTLTWNQLCHITHSMARGLMHLHEEYRLEPVGQCKPIIRPRIVHRDLKSKNVLLKHDLTACISDFGVAVVLPQHGNLCGDVHTRVGLSRYMAPEVLDGSIDYSRNKTFLSVDMYACGLILWELATRCTAQLGAVPEYRLPFEEEIGQDSSFQDIIECIVNKRLRPAFKDNWKKSHSGLKELCQIIEECWTHCPEDRLTAMEFLYRCPGKQDSLNEAHWNDWSLNLPIEIDEIPSTS from the exons ATGAACGAATGTGTTGTGGGAAAAGGGCAAGCGTATTGTTATGCCACTTGGTATAACAATACGTTATTCAATGAAGTGGCTATACAGTTTAAg ggTTGCATTTACTCACACCACGACGACTGTGAAAAAACGGAATGTGTGGAAACGAATAGTTTTCGTTCCAAAAAGGTCAATCTGAGTTGCTGCTGTAATATGGATGGTTGCAACTCAGATATTCGATGGAACCCGGACACTATTAATA cTGAACCAAGTGCTCAAATAGTGAAAAAAGTGTTGGTTGAGACGGCCTGTTATTTGATGTTCTTCTGTGCTATGTATGTAGCATACAAACTATATCAa TATTGTTTTCCAAATAGCAACAACTCAAGGCCGTCCATCGATCCACCAATAGAATTAAATGAG ATTTCTTCGACTAGTAGCTTGGGGAATGGACTTTCTCTAGGATTAGTTGAGGTTATTTCAAGGGGTCGTTATGGTGTAATATGGAaagcaatttataataatgatatagtagCTGTTAAAATATACCCTCCTcag ggtGAAAAGTCATGGTTGATAGAACAAGAGATTTATCAGTTACCAAGCATGCAACATGACAATATACTGTTCTTCATTGGGGCTGAAGATCGTTCTAATGCAATTGAAGCAGCCAAAAGTGAATATTGGCTGATCACTGCTTATCACGAATGTGGATCACTATGTGactatttaaaatctaatacattaACTTGGAATCAGCTTTGTCATATTACCCATTCCATGGCAAG AGGTTTGATGCATTTACATGAAGAATATCGATTAGAACCTGTAGGTCAATGTAAGCCAATCATTAGACCAAGAATTGTTCACAGAGATCTGAAAAGCAAAAATGTTCTACTAAAACATGATTTAACTGCATGTATTTCTGATTTTGGTGTCGCTGTGGTTTTGCCGCAACATGGCAACTTATGTGGTGATGTACATACACGG GTTGGCTTATCACGATACATGGCACCAGAAGTACTAGATGGATCCATCGATTATTCAaggaataaaacatttttaagtgtAGACATGTATGCATGTGGATTAATATTATGGGAATTGGCAACTAGATGTACAGCACAACTAGGAGCTGTACCAGAATATAGGTTACCTTTTGAAGAAGAAATTGGACAAGATTCGTCATTTCAAGATATAATAGAATGTATAGTGAATAAACGGTTAAGGCCAGCTTTTAAAGATAACTGGAAGAAATCACATTCa ggcTTAAAAGAATTATGTCAAATAATTGAAGAATGTTGGACACATTGTCCCGAAGATAGATTAACGGCCATGGAATTCTTGTATCGCTGCCCCGGAAAGCAAGATAGTCTAAATGAAGCCCATTGGAATGATTGGTCCCTCAATCTACCAATAGAAATAGATGAG ATTCCATCGACTAGTTGA
- the LOC132932581 gene encoding uncharacterized protein LOC132932581: MNCLKAVILLWTCIIAFHSLVTAFEIEGKDISGVVVNTCGGLLKTIEVDFVDIRFEKNQLLFDVVFKTPLAKTGPPVHITITYDKTPCNEQHKIQKLKLPVKFPK; encoded by the exons AT GAATTGTTTAAAagcagttattttattatggacCTGCATCATAGCTTTCCATTCATTGGTGACCGCTTTCGAGATTGAAGGTAAGGACATAAGTGGAGTAGTAGTAAACACTTGTGGAGGATTGCTTAAAACTATTGAAGTAGACTTTGTTGatatacgttttgaaaaaaaccAGCTACTCTTTGATGTGGTCTTCAAGACTCCATTAG CTAAAACTGGACCACCTGTACATATAACAATAACTTATGATAAAACGCCGTGTAATGAACagcataaaattcaaaaactcaaACTCCCCGTAaag ttcCCAAAATAA